The proteins below come from a single Danaus plexippus chromosome 20, MEX_DaPlex, whole genome shotgun sequence genomic window:
- the LOC116774035 gene encoding protein jagunal isoform X2, protein MSALNKSRLKYCIFFHHILFLAMLAKLSADILDKLDIFILEIEELQIPQPLWWEYIWCLSLLLSFVGLSAIKRNNVKQLRRYMYGITALGLGPLLYCVVYYCGDVYEYLTVDEDDVEDMDIQLWQGYPYGLLWYVFVFLSCQVHMFQLYFSMILLRAWRSRTRKHE, encoded by the exons ATGAG TGCATTAAACAAATCCCGTCTTAAATATTGCATCTTCTTCCATCACATACTATTCCTGGCGATGCTTGCAAAACTCTCAGCAGATATCCTGGACAAGCTGGACATCTTTATACTGGAGATAGAGGAGCTTCAAATACCACAG CCCCTCTGGTGGGAGTACATTTGGTGTTTATCCCTTTTGCTGTCATTTGTTGGTTTGTCGGCTATCAAACGTAACAATGTGAAACAACTTCGCCGCTACATGTATGGGATCACGGCCCTGGGACTTGGTCCGTTGCTGTACTGTGTAGTGTATTACTGTGGGGATGTCTATGAATATTTGACAGTTGACGAGGATGATGTTGAAGACATGGATATACAGCTGTGGCAG GGCTacccgtacggtctcctgtgGTATGTGTTTGTGTTCCTGTCGTGTCAGGTCCACATGTTCCAGTTGTACTTCAGCATGATACTGCTGAGGGCCTGGCGTTCACGTACAAGGAAACATGAATGA
- the LOC116774035 gene encoding protein jagunal isoform X1 — MASRGGVMVTGTNGADYEHREKIAAQYQISALNKSRLKYCIFFHHILFLAMLAKLSADILDKLDIFILEIEELQIPQPLWWEYIWCLSLLLSFVGLSAIKRNNVKQLRRYMYGITALGLGPLLYCVVYYCGDVYEYLTVDEDDVEDMDIQLWQGYPYGLLWYVFVFLSCQVHMFQLYFSMILLRAWRSRTRKHE; from the exons atggctTCAAGAGGCGGTGTTATGGTGACTGGGACGAATGGAGCTGACTATGAACACAGAGAAAAAATAGCGGCTCAGTATCAAATAAG TGCATTAAACAAATCCCGTCTTAAATATTGCATCTTCTTCCATCACATACTATTCCTGGCGATGCTTGCAAAACTCTCAGCAGATATCCTGGACAAGCTGGACATCTTTATACTGGAGATAGAGGAGCTTCAAATACCACAG CCCCTCTGGTGGGAGTACATTTGGTGTTTATCCCTTTTGCTGTCATTTGTTGGTTTGTCGGCTATCAAACGTAACAATGTGAAACAACTTCGCCGCTACATGTATGGGATCACGGCCCTGGGACTTGGTCCGTTGCTGTACTGTGTAGTGTATTACTGTGGGGATGTCTATGAATATTTGACAGTTGACGAGGATGATGTTGAAGACATGGATATACAGCTGTGGCAG GGCTacccgtacggtctcctgtgGTATGTGTTTGTGTTCCTGTCGTGTCAGGTCCACATGTTCCAGTTGTACTTCAGCATGATACTGCTGAGGGCCTGGCGTTCACGTACAAGGAAACATGAATGA